In Brevibacterium zhoupengii, the following are encoded in one genomic region:
- a CDS encoding IclR family transcriptional regulator: protein MERRVVAQAPAHLLGSVDNALRLLQTLRDTGAVSITDAAADLQVSPSTAHRLLSMLVYRGFAVQDESRIYHPGPGIVANVEAQSAHRRLLQILRPHLESLSETTGETCNLLVRVGTTTRFLASAEGSDRIRIGSRAGEILPARLTSGGQVLLADLSPQVLAGLYTSNAARTSGEFLDAEAFARFRRQLDHIRRVGSALNRERTERGVSALGMPVRGPEGPMVAAISVSVPSPRDEALGSERIRCALSSACHAGAVDLVGSAADPKGG from the coding sequence ATGGAACGTCGTGTGGTGGCCCAGGCGCCGGCGCATCTGCTCGGCTCGGTCGACAACGCGCTGCGTCTGCTGCAGACGCTGCGAGACACCGGGGCCGTCTCGATCACCGATGCCGCAGCCGATCTGCAGGTCAGCCCCTCGACCGCGCATCGCCTGCTGAGCATGCTCGTCTACCGCGGCTTCGCCGTCCAGGACGAGTCGCGTATCTACCACCCGGGACCGGGAATCGTAGCCAATGTCGAGGCCCAATCGGCCCACCGCAGACTGCTGCAGATTCTGCGCCCACATCTCGAGTCATTGTCTGAGACGACTGGAGAGACCTGCAATCTCCTGGTTCGGGTTGGCACCACAACCCGCTTCCTGGCCAGCGCTGAGGGCTCCGATCGGATTCGGATCGGCAGCAGGGCGGGGGAGATCCTGCCTGCGCGCCTGACCTCGGGCGGGCAGGTGCTCTTGGCTGATCTCTCGCCACAGGTCCTTGCTGGCCTCTACACCTCGAATGCGGCCCGCACCTCGGGTGAATTCCTCGACGCCGAGGCGTTCGCTCGCTTTCGTCGTCAGCTCGACCACATTCGCAGGGTGGGATCGGCGCTCAACCGTGAACGCACCGAACGTGGAGTCTCTGCTCTGGGTATGCCCGTGCGGGGACCCGAGGGGCCGATGGTGGCCGCGATCAGTGTGTCGGTTCCCAGCCCACGGGATGAGGCCCTCGGCTCGGAGCGAATCCGATGTGCGCTGAGTTCAGCCTGCCACGCGGGAGCCGTCGACCTTGTCGGCAGTGCAGCCGACCCAAAGGGTGGTTGA
- a CDS encoding FAD-binding monooxygenase yields MQFYLNGFQPGDPEKSSPSPQAQTPELPEEVDVLVVGSGPAGTVLAAQLAEFPDITTRVIERREGPLELGHADGVACRTVEMFDAFGLAERLVREAYWVNETTFWGPAEADPRQIIRTGRMDDVEEGLSEYPHVIVNQARMQDYLLERMADSPSRLVPDYGLTVTDVRVDDSAESEHPVTVTVALNDPDPESADDHPTSPRTIRAKYVVGCDGARSAVRRSIGIEMNGDARNHAWGVMDVFAVTDFPDIRLKSAIQSASGGSVLLIPREGGYMVRLYVDLGDLDPNDSGARSRFTSDMIIEAAQRIFHPYSLEVKDIAWWSVYEVGQRIADRFDDVAEAERGTRSPHVFIAGDACHTHSAKAGQGMNVSMQDGFNLGWKLAAVLQGRSPSTLLDTYAQERQAIAQELIDFDLTWSEAMAAKPADPNDPEAGGMSAAERQKIFTAGGRFTAGFATDYPPNLITGDDTHEHLATGFPIGERFHSAPAIRLADAKPLELGHQAKADGRWRLYAFADTADPASPNSAIRRLCDFLAESPESPIRRYTPAGADPDAVFDVRAIFQHSHRDLSVDAMPQFLLPRKGRFGLIDYEKMFCADLRTGPDIFDARGIDRSTGALVIVRPDQYVAQVLPLDAHAELVDFFSRIMVPSA; encoded by the coding sequence ATGCAGTTCTACCTCAATGGATTCCAGCCCGGCGACCCGGAGAAATCGTCGCCGAGCCCCCAGGCACAGACGCCTGAGCTCCCCGAGGAGGTCGATGTCCTCGTCGTCGGCTCGGGGCCGGCCGGAACCGTTCTCGCCGCACAGCTGGCAGAGTTTCCCGATATCACCACTCGCGTCATCGAGCGCCGTGAGGGACCACTCGAGCTGGGTCATGCCGACGGAGTCGCCTGCCGGACGGTCGAGATGTTCGACGCCTTCGGTTTGGCCGAACGCCTCGTGCGCGAAGCCTATTGGGTCAACGAGACGACCTTCTGGGGTCCGGCCGAGGCGGACCCGAGGCAGATCATTCGCACCGGGCGCATGGACGACGTCGAAGAGGGGCTGTCCGAATACCCGCACGTCATCGTCAACCAGGCCCGCATGCAGGACTATCTGCTTGAGCGCATGGCCGACTCTCCTTCACGGCTCGTCCCCGACTACGGCCTCACAGTCACCGATGTCAGAGTCGATGACTCCGCCGAGTCCGAGCATCCGGTCACCGTCACCGTGGCGCTGAATGATCCCGATCCTGAGTCCGCCGACGACCACCCAACGTCCCCTCGCACGATCCGCGCCAAGTACGTCGTCGGCTGCGACGGCGCCCGCTCAGCAGTGCGCCGATCGATCGGCATCGAGATGAACGGGGATGCCCGCAATCACGCGTGGGGCGTCATGGATGTCTTCGCCGTCACGGACTTCCCGGACATCCGCCTGAAGTCGGCAATCCAGTCCGCGTCCGGCGGCAGCGTTCTGCTCATCCCGCGCGAGGGCGGGTACATGGTCCGCCTCTACGTCGACCTCGGCGATCTCGATCCCAACGATTCCGGTGCCCGCAGCCGATTCACCTCGGACATGATCATCGAAGCCGCGCAGCGGATCTTCCATCCCTATTCGCTCGAGGTCAAGGACATCGCCTGGTGGTCGGTCTACGAGGTGGGCCAGCGCATCGCCGACCGCTTCGATGACGTCGCCGAGGCGGAGCGCGGCACCCGTTCACCGCATGTGTTCATCGCCGGCGATGCCTGCCACACCCATTCGGCGAAGGCCGGTCAGGGGATGAACGTGTCCATGCAGGACGGGTTCAACTTGGGTTGGAAGCTCGCAGCAGTGCTGCAGGGCCGCAGTCCGAGCACGCTCCTCGACACCTACGCTCAGGAACGTCAGGCAATCGCCCAGGAGCTCATTGATTTCGATCTCACCTGGTCAGAGGCCATGGCAGCGAAGCCAGCCGATCCGAATGACCCCGAAGCCGGCGGCATGAGCGCTGCCGAGCGGCAGAAGATCTTCACCGCGGGTGGACGCTTCACCGCCGGCTTCGCCACCGACTATCCTCCGAACCTGATCACCGGTGACGACACCCACGAACACCTGGCCACAGGCTTCCCCATCGGCGAGCGGTTCCATTCGGCTCCCGCCATCCGTCTCGCCGACGCCAAGCCCCTCGAACTCGGGCATCAGGCGAAGGCCGATGGTCGCTGGCGCCTCTATGCCTTCGCCGACACCGCCGATCCGGCCTCGCCGAATTCGGCAATCCGCCGCCTCTGCGATTTCCTTGCCGAGTCACCCGAGTCCCCGATTCGCCGTTACACGCCCGCCGGGGCAGACCCCGATGCGGTCTTCGACGTCCGTGCGATCTTCCAACATTCTCACCGGGACCTGTCTGTCGATGCGATGCCGCAGTTCCTACTGCCGCGCAAGGGACGCTTCGGTCTCATCGACTACGAGAAGATGTTCTGCGCGGACCTCCGGACAGGTCCGGACATCTTCGACGCTCGTGGCATCGACCGCAGTACGGGCGCCCTGGTCATCGTCCGACCGGATCAGTACGTTGCCCAGGTGCTGCCGCTCGATGCCCATGCCGAGCTCGTCGACTTCTTCTCCAGGATCATGGTGCCCTCGGCCTGA
- a CDS encoding long-chain-fatty-acid--CoA ligase → MLTGIPSTLGDSYQLNTTSLIRHAATVFGESEVVYRRSDGSWGRSNYADEYKRMAQLAHGLDELGVGAGSMVGVIDWNSRRHLELYFSVPGVAATMLQLNLRLAPEDLAYVVSHSKSDWIFVEESLLHVAEALAPKLDVKGWVVMTDKPASEIETSLNNVVFYEDLIADKPETYDWPVVDEKTAAYAGYTTGTTGRPKGVYYSHRSIYLHTMGGLAALQATFDDCVMPITPMFHVLSWGFPQNAVAAGAKLVLPGKFAAEEFGAIGQAFIEEKVTLANGAPAIFTPMLAMMKNMPTPPDLTGVRLVSGSSEPPLSMMRGFKEVTGAEVIHGYGATETTPLATTNWRIKSGMNLSDEEKWDLKRYQGLPIIGVEVKIVDPTGEEMPRDGKSVGEIVMRGPWITESYYQLPDNADRFLDGWWRSGDVGVIDAHGYLKITDRLKDVIKSGGEWISSIDMENAILDSPNVKEAAVIGVPDEKWDERPVAYVVADDGAEVTRESIVETLSERFAKWQMPDEVYVVTEMPRTSVGKLDKKLLRKNWEEK, encoded by the coding sequence ATGCTTACAGGCATTCCATCCACCCTCGGTGACAGCTACCAGCTCAACACCACCAGCCTGATCCGCCATGCCGCGACGGTCTTCGGCGAATCCGAGGTCGTCTACCGCCGGTCCGATGGCTCCTGGGGTCGTTCCAACTACGCCGACGAGTACAAGCGGATGGCTCAGCTGGCACACGGGCTGGATGAACTCGGTGTGGGCGCGGGCTCCATGGTCGGCGTCATCGACTGGAACTCCCGCCGTCACCTCGAGCTCTACTTCTCGGTTCCCGGTGTGGCCGCGACCATGCTCCAGCTCAATCTGCGCCTGGCACCGGAAGACCTCGCCTACGTCGTCAGCCACTCGAAGTCCGACTGGATCTTCGTCGAGGAATCCCTCCTCCACGTCGCCGAGGCACTCGCACCGAAGCTCGACGTCAAGGGCTGGGTCGTCATGACCGACAAGCCGGCATCCGAGATCGAAACGAGCTTGAACAATGTCGTCTTCTACGAAGATCTCATCGCCGACAAGCCTGAGACCTATGACTGGCCCGTCGTTGACGAGAAGACCGCTGCCTACGCCGGATACACGACCGGAACCACAGGTCGGCCCAAGGGCGTCTACTACTCCCACCGCTCGATCTACCTGCACACCATGGGCGGACTGGCAGCACTGCAGGCGACCTTCGACGACTGCGTCATGCCCATCACTCCGATGTTCCACGTGCTGTCCTGGGGCTTCCCGCAGAACGCGGTCGCCGCCGGTGCCAAGCTCGTCCTGCCAGGCAAGTTCGCCGCCGAGGAGTTCGGCGCCATCGGCCAGGCCTTCATCGAGGAGAAGGTGACGCTGGCCAACGGTGCGCCTGCAATCTTCACCCCGATGCTGGCGATGATGAAGAACATGCCGACCCCACCGGACCTCACCGGAGTCCGTCTGGTCTCCGGTTCTTCGGAGCCGCCGCTGTCCATGATGCGCGGCTTCAAGGAGGTCACCGGCGCCGAGGTCATCCACGGCTACGGTGCCACCGAGACCACCCCACTGGCGACGACGAACTGGCGCATCAAGTCGGGCATGAACCTCAGCGATGAAGAGAAGTGGGACCTCAAGCGCTACCAGGGCCTGCCGATCATCGGCGTCGAGGTCAAGATCGTCGACCCCACCGGCGAGGAGATGCCTCGCGACGGCAAGTCGGTCGGAGAGATCGTCATGCGCGGCCCCTGGATCACCGAGTCCTACTACCAGCTGCCCGACAACGCCGACCGTTTCCTCGACGGTTGGTGGCGCTCGGGTGACGTCGGCGTCATCGATGCCCACGGCTACCTCAAGATCACCGACCGCCTCAAGGACGTCATCAAGTCCGGCGGCGAATGGATCTCCTCGATCGACATGGAGAACGCGATCCTCGACAGCCCCAACGTCAAGGAGGCCGCGGTCATCGGTGTCCCCGACGAGAAGTGGGACGAGCGTCCCGTGGCCTATGTCGTGGCCGATGACGGCGCCGAGGTGACCCGCGAGTCCATCGTCGAAACGCTCAGCGAGCGCTTCGCCAAGTGGCAGATGCCAGATGAGGTCTATGTCGTGACTGAGATGCCTCGCACCTCGGTGGGCAAGCTCGACAAGAAGCTGCTGCGCAAGAACTGGGAAGAGAAGTAA
- a CDS encoding enoyl-CoA hydratase, whose protein sequence is MTSSVLTDLQDGVVTITINRPESLNALTREAIEAVGESVAEAASTARVLILTGNDRAFSSGADLQGSVQNGGLGLDRANEIIRSIIDLPIPTIAAVSGPAAGIGCSLALACDYTVMSEESYLMLAFTKIGLMPDGGATALVAASAGRHRAMKMALTAQKVWAKEAADWGLASLVTPAGEHLNRAQEIAAQWAQGAPLAFAASKEAINAATLTGLDDAFDRELKGQTDLRASKDFAEGVAAFMEKRGPNFTGE, encoded by the coding sequence TTGACCTCGAGTGTTCTCACCGATCTGCAAGACGGGGTCGTGACCATCACGATCAATCGCCCCGAAAGCCTCAATGCGCTGACCAGGGAGGCCATCGAAGCGGTCGGGGAATCCGTCGCCGAGGCGGCTTCCACGGCCCGTGTGCTCATTCTCACCGGCAACGATCGAGCCTTCAGCTCGGGAGCCGATCTGCAGGGTTCGGTGCAGAACGGGGGCCTCGGTCTCGACCGGGCCAATGAGATCATCCGATCGATCATCGATCTGCCGATCCCGACCATCGCCGCGGTCTCCGGACCAGCTGCCGGCATCGGCTGCTCCCTGGCCTTGGCCTGTGACTACACCGTGATGAGCGAAGAGTCCTACCTGATGCTGGCCTTCACCAAGATCGGACTCATGCCAGACGGCGGGGCAACGGCACTCGTGGCAGCCTCGGCGGGCCGACATCGAGCCATGAAGATGGCGCTGACGGCACAGAAGGTCTGGGCGAAGGAGGCTGCGGATTGGGGCCTGGCCAGCCTGGTCACGCCGGCGGGCGAGCACCTGAACCGGGCGCAGGAAATTGCGGCGCAGTGGGCGCAGGGCGCACCTCTGGCCTTCGCGGCTTCGAAGGAAGCCATCAACGCTGCGACGCTGACCGGGCTCGACGATGCATTCGATCGAGAACTCAAGGGACAGACGGACTTGCGAGCGAGTAAGGATTTCGCCGAAGGCGTTGCAGCGTTCATGGAAAAGCGCGGCCCGAACTTCACCGGCGAATAG